One Streptomyces sp. NBC_01237 genomic region harbors:
- a CDS encoding NDP-hexose 2,3-dehydratase family protein, whose product MFGRMSEFHAWFAERQRAQTCRVTPAPLDALDGWEADRGASLIRHRTGRFFTVEGLEVSTGNGEGTSWAQPIINQPESGILGILVKRFGGVPHYLLQAKMEPGNINVLQLSPTVQATHSNYTGVHRGTAVPYLEYFLAPRRGKVLFDALQSEQGAWFLRKRNRNMIIEVAEDVPLLDRFCWLTREQIGELLRCENLVNMDTRTVLSGLPLPVNPDEPGAHSTAEILSWFTEAKAGRRLERSRVPLDSIKDWVREEGRIVHTSGRYFSVMGVDVEAGDREVARWSQPMIAPVGRGLIAFLTRTIQGVPHLLIQACTEAGTRDVVEVGPTVQCNPGNFAQEPAASWPRFLGSVLSAPPSRIRLDVVHSEEGGRFYHAENRYAVVEAGDDFPDTVPDGFIWATVGQLTELARLGNVVNVEARNLLASLRLIP is encoded by the coding sequence ATGTTCGGACGCATGTCGGAGTTCCACGCCTGGTTCGCGGAGCGGCAACGAGCGCAAACGTGCCGGGTGACCCCGGCGCCCCTCGACGCCCTGGACGGTTGGGAGGCCGACCGGGGCGCGAGCCTGATCCGCCACCGCACCGGACGGTTCTTCACGGTGGAGGGCCTGGAGGTCAGTACGGGAAACGGTGAGGGCACCTCCTGGGCTCAGCCCATCATCAATCAACCGGAATCCGGAATTCTAGGAATCCTGGTCAAGCGGTTCGGCGGCGTTCCGCATTACCTTCTCCAGGCGAAGATGGAGCCGGGCAACATCAATGTCCTGCAGCTGTCGCCCACCGTCCAGGCCACCCACAGCAACTACACCGGAGTTCACCGGGGAACGGCGGTTCCGTACCTGGAATACTTCCTCGCTCCTCGGCGCGGGAAAGTCCTCTTCGACGCACTTCAGTCGGAACAGGGAGCCTGGTTCCTGCGCAAGAGAAACCGCAACATGATCATAGAGGTCGCTGAAGACGTTCCCCTGCTCGACCGGTTCTGCTGGCTTACCCGGGAACAGATCGGCGAGCTACTGCGCTGTGAAAACCTGGTGAACATGGATACCCGTACCGTGCTGTCCGGACTTCCCCTGCCGGTAAACCCCGATGAACCCGGTGCGCACTCCACCGCGGAAATTCTCAGCTGGTTCACCGAGGCGAAGGCGGGGCGCCGGCTGGAGCGTTCCCGGGTACCCCTGGACAGCATCAAGGACTGGGTCCGGGAGGAAGGGCGCATCGTCCACACGAGCGGCCGCTACTTCTCGGTGATGGGCGTGGATGTGGAAGCGGGCGACCGGGAAGTCGCCCGGTGGTCGCAGCCGATGATCGCCCCCGTCGGCCGAGGCCTCATCGCCTTCCTGACGAGGACGATCCAGGGAGTGCCGCACCTCCTGATCCAGGCGTGCACCGAGGCGGGTACCCGCGACGTGGTCGAGGTCGGCCCCACCGTGCAGTGCAATCCCGGCAACTTCGCCCAGGAGCCCGCCGCATCGTGGCCGCGGTTCCTCGGCTCCGTCCTGTCGGCCCCGCCGTCCCGGATCCGTCTGGACGTGGTGCACTCGGAAGAGGGCGGACGCTTCTATCACGCCGAGAACCGGTACGCCGTGGTCGAGGCGGGTGACGACTTCCCCGACACGGTGCCGGACGGCTTCATATGGGCGACGGTCGGCCAGCTGACCGAGCTGGCGCGGCTCGGCAACGTCGTCAACGTGGAAGCGCGCAACCTCCTCGCCTCCCTGCGGTTGATCCCGTGA